The genomic DNA CTCGACCTCGCCGTGGTCGGAGAGCACGACCAAGCCAGGCGCGTCCGGCCCCTCGGGATCGACGGCTTCGCCGACCAGCAACGCCCGGCGCGCCCCCTCGGCCAGGGAGGGCGCGACCGCCTGGACGAACGCCAGCTCGGCGTCATCGAACAGCGGCTGGCCCGGCGCGCGGTACAGGCCAACCGCCCCCCACACCTCACCGGCCTGTGTGCGCAGGGCGGCGATCAGCTCCTGGTCCCCACCCAGGGTCATGTTGAGGTGCCAGCGTGGGCTGCTGGTCGGATCGCCGCCTGTGGCCTCGTGCAGCGTGGAGGTCCCGCGCTTTGAGCGGGCGACGTCGGCGAGTTTGTTGACGTCGTCCTGGTAGTACTCGTGCATCAGCCATTCGGGGGCAGCTCGGGGACGCCCTCGTCGAAGTGGCTGATGACCAGCAGTGAGGCCGGGTCCAGCGTGAACCAGCACGGCGCCCAGTAGTGGGGGACGGCGCGTGCCAGCGCCTCGGTCGCCGCCCGCCAGAAGCTCACCAGGTCAAGGCCGTGCCCGGCCATCCGGGCGATCTTGTCGCTGGCCCGCTGCCTGGCATCGGTGCGCACCGAGGTCATGCGAGCACTCTACGGGCAGCCTGCGCTACTGGAAATGCCACCTCTCTGGAATAGGCAGGCCTCCCGGCGGGTCCTAGCGTCGACGCAGACCATCCACCAGAAGGGAGCAGCGATGGACACCAGCCAGGAGCCCACCACGGGCCCGCGTGTGCTGGGCCCAAAGGACGGGGAGATCGCAGGGGCACCGGAGTCCCGCACCGACCGGTTCATGATCGACAGCACCGACACCGGCGGGAGGCTCTCGGTCGTGGAGCACAGCCTGCCACCGCATGTACTGGCCGGCCCCCTGCACTACCACTCGCGCGAGGACGAGTACAGCTACGTGCTCGAAGGCCGCATGGGCGCGCTGCTCGGAGACCAGGAGGTCTACGCCGAAGCCGGGGACCTGGTCTTCAAGCCCCGCGGCCAGTGGCACACCTTCTGGAACCCCGGCGACACACCCACCCGCATCCTGGAACTCATCACCCCCGCCGGCCTGGAAGACCTGTTCCGCGAGCTCGGCGCCCCCGGCGTCGAGATGGACCCGGCCAGCCTCCCGGCGCTCGCGGCTCGCTACGGCTGCGAGGTCGACTTCCAGGGCACGGCAGCCATCATCCAGCAGTACAAGTTGACGTTCTAAGCGTCCTCATGGAGGCCGGAGCCCGCACACCCGAGGAGCTGGAGACCCTGATGGAGGACGCCTTCGTCCTCCGCGACAGCATGCCCTGGCCCAGCTCTTCCACCCGGGTGCGATCCTGGTCGCGGGCCACGGGCTACCCGAGGCCCGCGGCCGCCGGCAGATCGCACAGGTCGCGGCCCGCCTGTGGCGGTCCGAGCGCCTCTACCTCGCTGACCCGCGACGGGTCCTCCAAGCTCGCGACACCGCCTTGATACAGGCGGGCCGCGCCACCACCGTAGTCCGTCGCGCCGACGACGGATCGTGGCGATACGCGATCTCGGTA from Euzebyales bacterium includes the following:
- a CDS encoding cupin domain-containing protein, which encodes MDTSQEPTTGPRVLGPKDGEIAGAPESRTDRFMIDSTDTGGRLSVVEHSLPPHVLAGPLHYHSREDEYSYVLEGRMGALLGDQEVYAEAGDLVFKPRGQWHTFWNPGDTPTRILELITPAGLEDLFRELGAPGVEMDPASLPALAARYGCEVDFQGTAAIIQQYKLTF